CATCACGAGTTCTCCCCCATCATGGGCACAAATTCGGATTATATCGATCTGATCCTGCGCCTCAAACAACTGGTGATCTATTCCAACTCCGTTGAGGAAGTCACCGTTATTCTCGAGCACCACGGCAAGGGAATCCTCACTGCCTCATTGATCCAGGAAAACGCCAATATCAAGATCATCAACAAGGATCTCTATCTCCTGGAAGTGACCGAGGACGTCGATCTCAAGATCGAACTCATCATCGGCATCGGTCGCGGCTATTTTTCCGCCGACCGTCAGAATCCCGAAGGCAAAGCAATCGGTTTCATTCCCATCGATTCCGTCTATTCTCCCATCCTCAAGGTCAATTTCAGCGTCACTCACCAGCGCGTCAAAGAACGCATGAATTACGACAAACTGATCCTGGATATCTATTCCAACGGCGCTGTCGAACCAAAGATCGCACTCTTTCTGGCTGCCAAAATCCTCAGGGATATGGCTGCCAAGATGTGTCTCTTTGAAACCGAGCCGGAATATATCCGCGATGTGGAACTCGATCCTTACCTTGAAGAGAAGGAACGCATCCTCAATATGAGCGTCAAGGAGATCGAACTCACCGTTCGCGCTGCCAATTGCCTCACCAGCGCCAAGATCGATACCATCGGCGAACTTGTCTCAAAATCCGAACCAGAAATGCTGAAATTCCGCAATTTCGGCAAGAAATCCCTCGAAGAAATCGTCCAGAAATTAAAAAAATACGATCTGGAACTGGGTATGGACGTGGAATCCATCTATACGAAAATACGCGAAGCGAGGAGCAGAGGGGTCAGACCTCAAGTCGTCACCTCCGCGGAAACCGCTGAAACAAAAGAAGATAAACCCGCCACCGTTCCCCCCAGAAAACCAGTCCCATCAGCAAAAAAGAAGGTGAAACATGCGACACAGAGTTGAAGGTAGAAAATTCGGCCGCGAAATGGATGCCAGAAGACTGATGATCAGAAACCTGGTCAAATCCATGGTCGAACATGGACAGATTACCACCACTCTTGCCAAAGCAAAGGAACTCAGAAGCCACGTCGAACGCGTCATCACCTATGGCAAAGCCAATAGCGTGCACGCGCGCCGCCTTGCCTACAGCGTTCTTGGCGATAGATCCCTGGTCAAAAAACTGTTTGATGAGATCGCTCCGGCGTTTGAAGGCCGCAATGGCGGCTATACCCGCGTCCTTAAAGCAGGATTCCGCAAAGGCGATTCCGCCCCCATGGCGGTCATCCAGTTTGTGGAACAATCCACCATCAAACCCAAGAAAGACACGATCAAAGCAAAAGACCTGAATAAATAAGCATAGGCAAGCTGAAGATATCATAGAGCGGATGCACATCGCGTCCGCTCTTATCTTATTGTGGTTAAATGCGTTGCCTTACTCTCAATACGCTCCGCTGTTTCCACATTGGTATGTCCTAATTGTAATTGCTCACGCCTCGGGTGCGGGACGCAAAAACTTATCAAATAGAATTATCGCCTCCA
This sequence is a window from Candidatus Cloacimonadaceae bacterium. Protein-coding genes within it:
- the rplQ gene encoding 50S ribosomal protein L17; this translates as MRHRVEGRKFGREMDARRLMIRNLVKSMVEHGQITTTLAKAKELRSHVERVITYGKANSVHARRLAYSVLGDRSLVKKLFDEIAPAFEGRNGGYTRVLKAGFRKGDSAPMAVIQFVEQSTIKPKKDTIKAKDLNK
- a CDS encoding DNA-directed RNA polymerase subunit alpha gives rise to the protein MLYLEPLQMPELVDHDKDSYTRNYGRFEIGPLEPGFGTTLGNTLRRVLLSSIQGAAVRFVRIEGLHHEFSPIMGTNSDYIDLILRLKQLVIYSNSVEEVTVILEHHGKGILTASLIQENANIKIINKDLYLLEVTEDVDLKIELIIGIGRGYFSADRQNPEGKAIGFIPIDSVYSPILKVNFSVTHQRVKERMNYDKLILDIYSNGAVEPKIALFLAAKILRDMAAKMCLFETEPEYIRDVELDPYLEEKERILNMSVKEIELTVRAANCLTSAKIDTIGELVSKSEPEMLKFRNFGKKSLEEIVQKLKKYDLELGMDVESIYTKIREARSRGVRPQVVTSAETAETKEDKPATVPPRKPVPSAKKKVKHATQS